A section of the Pan paniscus chromosome 7, NHGRI_mPanPan1-v2.0_pri, whole genome shotgun sequence genome encodes:
- the LOC129395845 gene encoding neutrophil defensin 1-like, whose protein sequence is MRTLAILAAILLVALQAQAEPLQARADEVAAAPEQIPADNPEVVVSLAWDKSLAPKHPGSRKNMACYCRIPACLAGETRYGTCIYQGRLWAFCC, encoded by the exons ATTCTCCTGGTGGCCCTGCAGGCCCAGGCTGAGCCACTCCAGGCAAGAGCTGATGAGGTTGCTGCAGCCCCGGAGCAGATTCCAGCAGACAACCCAGAAGTGGTTGTTTCCCTTGCATGGGACAAAAGCTTGGCTCCAAAGCATCCAG GCTCAAGGAAAAACATGGCCTGCTATTGCAGAATACCAGCGTGCCTTGCAGGAGAAACTCGCTATGGAACCTGCATCTACCAGGGAAGACTCTGGGCATTCTGCTGCTGA